The Actinomycetota bacterium region CACCCCGTCCGTCCCGGTGGAGATCCTGGGCCTCGACGGCGTGCCGGACGCCGGCGAGAAGTTCCGCGTGGTCGACAATGAGCGCACGGCGCGCCAGATCGCATCCGTCCGCAGCCAGAGGCTGCGGACGGAGGAGCTCGCGAACCGCCGCCCGGTGTCGCTGGAGGACCTCTTCGCGCGCGTCCAGGAGGGCGGGCTCAAGGAGCTCAACCTCATCATCAAGGGAGACGTGCAGGGGTCTGTCGGCGCCCTCGAGGACGCCCTCAACAAGGTGGAGCAGACCGAGGTGCGCCTGCGCATCATCCATACCGGCGTGGGCGCGGTGAACGAGAGCGACGTCATGCTGGCCGCCGCGTCGCAGGCGATCATCATCGGCTTCAACGTGCGCCCGCGGCCCGAGGCAAAGATGCTGGCCGAGCGCGAGGGCGTGGACGTCCGCACCTACCGGGTCATCTACCGCGCCATCGAGGACATCCGCGACGCCCTGGTGGGCATGCTCGAGCCGGACATCGTGGAGGAGCCCATGGGCGCGCTCGAGGTGCGTGCCACGTTCAAGGCGAGCCGCCTCGGCACCATCGCGGGCTGCTACGTGACCGAGGGCGCCGTGCGCCGCGGCGCCAACTGCCGTCTCGTGCGTGATGGCACGGTGGTGTTCACGGGGAAGGTCGCCTCGCTCAGGCGCATCGATGAGGATGTCCGCGAGGTGCAGCAGGGCTTCGAGTGCGGAGTGCTGCTCGAGGACTACAACGACGTCAAGGAAGGGGATGAGATCGAGGTCTTCGAGCTCAAGGAGGTCGCGCGCACGGCGCAGGCCGCCGCCCCTCCCCCCGCTGCCGCGCCCGCGACGGCGGAGCCCTCCGAGTAGGCCACGGGGTCCCGGCCGCCGATGGGAGCTGGGTTCGTTGGCATCCTCACCGTCGACCTGCACCTGCCCGAGGCGCGCTCGCTCAAGGAGAAGCGCCGCGAGGTGCTGCGCGTGAAGCAGGGCCTGGCGCGACAGGTGGGCGCCAGCGTGGCCGAGGTGGACCACCACGACCTCTGGCAGCGCTGCCGGCTGTCGCTGGCGGTCGTGGCCCGCGAGGCGGGGGAGGCCGCCGACCAGCTCGATCAGGCATCGCGCCGCCTGGGCACCGACCCCGAGTGGCAGGTGGTGTCCGAGCAGCGCGAGGTGCTCGATATCGACGAGAACCACGAATGAGCGTCCCGCGCCAGAGGCAGCGACGCGCCAATGAGGCGATCCGCGAGGTGGTGGGCGGCGCGCTGCTCACGGAGCTGTCGGACCCGCGCCTGCAGATGGTGACCGTGACGGCCGTCGAGGCCAGTCCCGACCTGGGTCGGGCGAAGGTGTACTGGACCGTGCTCGACCCGGGGAAGGCCGAGGCGGCTGCCTCGGGGCTGGAGGCCGCCCGTGGGGTGCTGCAGGGCAAGGTGGGCCGCGCGCTCCGCTCGCGCAATACCCCCCACCTGGTGTTCGTACGTGATGTGCTGCAGGACCGGGCGCGGCGCCTCACCGCCCTCATCGACGAGGTGGCCCCGGCCGACGAGCCACCCGCGGGCGGCGACGCGTGACGCACCACGCCCACCACGACCGCCCCGAGGGCGAGCGCGTAGGGGCGCGGCGCGTCGCCGAGGCCCTCGGGGGCGGGGCGCGCAAGATCACCGTCACCACGCACCGCAAGCCCGACGGCGATGCGGCGGGGTCGATGATCGCCATGGCGCGGGTGCTGCGCGGGCTCGGCCACGACGTGGTCATGTGGCACGTGGAGGGCCCCGGGCTCCCCGAGAACCTCGCGTGGCTGCTGTCCCCGGGCGAGGAGGTGCTGGCCGGCCCCGTGGTCGACCACGCCGACCGGGTGCTCGTGAGCGTGGACGCGGCCTCGTCGCACCGCGTGTGCGATGAGGACCCCACCGCGCTCGGCAGCCCGATCATCAACATCGACCACCACCATGACGCCCCGGCGTGGGGCGACATCAACCTCATCGACGGCGAGGCGTCCAGCACCGCGGAACTCGTGCTTCGCGTGGCCGATGCCCTGGGCGTGGAGCTCACCGTGGACGTCGCGCTGCCGCTCTACGTCGGCCTCGTCACCGATACCGGCCGGTTCTCGTATGCCAGCACGGGATCCGGTGCGCACCGCGCCGCGGCCCGCATGGTCGAGGCCGGGGTGCGCCCGGGAGAGGTCTATCGCACTCTGTACGAGGACATCCCCCTGGGCGACCTGCGCCTTGCCGGCCGGGCCATCGCCGCGGTCCGCGAGGAGCTCGACGGCCGCCTCGTGGTGTCGGTGATCACCCGCGACGACATCTCGGCCGCGGGGGGCGACGATTCGGACGGCGTGGTGGAGGCGCTTCGCGCGGCACGCGGCGCCCAGGTGTCCGCGCTCATCCGCGAAGTGGCCGACGGCGAATGGCGGGTGTCCACCCGGGCATCGGGCGACGCCTTCGACGTGTCCGCAATCGCGGCCATCGAAGGGGGTGGCGGGCACAGGGCAGCGGCGGGCTTCACGTCGCACCACGACCCCGAGGCCATCATCGCGCTCATCCGCGACGCCATGCTCGAGCAGGGGGCCTGAGTGGGGAAGTCCGTGCAGGTGCCGCCGCGGGCGCTCCTCGTGGACAAGCCGGCGGGGCCCACGTCGCACGACGTCGTGGCCACGTGCCGGCGGGCGCTGGGCGGGCCGCGCACCGGTCACACCGGCACGCTCGACCCCTTCGCAACAGGCCTCATGGTGATCCTGGTGGGCCGGGCCACCCGCCTCGCACCGTTCATCAGCGGGCTCGACAAGACGTACCTCGCGGGCCTCCGTCTGGGAGCACGATCGGAATCGGGCGATCCCGATGGGCCGATCACCGCCGGTGGTCCTCCCCCCGACGAGGCAGGCCTGCGTGACGCTCTCTCAGCGATGGTGGGTGAGAGCCGGCAGCAGGTGCCCGCGCTCTCGGCGGTGAAGGTGGATGGCGAGCGCCTCTATGCGCTCACCCGCCGGGGCGAGCAGGTCGAACGTCCCACGCGCACGGTGGTCGTGGAGCGCGCGGATCTGGTGTCCTACGACCCGATGACCGGACATGCCCTCGTCGAACTGCGCTGCGGGCCGGGTACCTACATTCGCCAGCTGGCCGCCGACGTCGGCGAGCGCCTTGGCTGCGGTGCCTACTGCCACGAGCTGCGCCGCACCGACGTGGGGTCGCTTTCGGTGAGCGGGGCCATCGCGCTCGATCAGCTGGCGCCGGGCTGCGGGATGGAGCCGATCGAGGTGGTGGGGCACCTGCCGCGCGTGGACCTCGACGACCGCGCCGCGGCCGACATAGCGCACGGCCGGCGGGTGCAGGGCGCGCCGCCCGGCGAGGTGGGGCCGATCGCCCTCGCGCACCACGGGGAGCTGCTCGCCGTGGCCGAGGCGGCGGATGGGGTTCTGAAGCCCAGGGTGGTGCTCACCGGATGAAGCGCTACCAGAGCATCGGCGACCTCCCCCTGGGCGAGGAGCGCAGGGTCGTGGCCATCGGCACCTTCGACGGGGTGCACGTGGGCCACCAGGCCATCATCGGCGGGGCCGTCGAGCGCGCGCGCGAGCGGGGCCTGCAGTCGATGGTTCTCACCTTCGAGCCCAATCCACTGGCGATCCTGCGCCCGGAGCTCGCGCCGACGGTGCTCACCGAGCCCGCGTTCAAGGCCCAGCTGATCGAGGCGCTCGGGGCCGATGCACTGCTCGTGGTGCCTTTCACGCAGGCGTTCTCGCGCATTCGCGCGGATCGGTTCGCCGAGATGCTCGGGTCGGCACCACTCAGCGCGGAAAGCGTGGTGGTGGGCGCGAACTTCCGCTTCGGGCAGGGCGGTTCGGGCACCCTGGCCTACCTGCAGCGCCTGGGCCGCGCGCGCGGCCTGATCGTCGAGAGCCCGGGAACGGTGATGAGCGACGACGGCAAGCCGGTGTCGTCCACCCGCGTGCGGCGCCTCATCGCGCAGGGGCAGGTGGCCGAGGTGGAGTCGCTGCTCGGCCGCCCGCACTCGGTGGAGGGCATGGTGGTGCCGGGCGAACAGCGCGGCCGCGAGATGGGCCTGCCCACGGCGAACGTATCGGTGGCCCTCGAGGTGGCCCTTCCGGCGCGCGGCGTGTATGCGGGGCGCGTGGTGCTGGCCGCCGGCCGATATCCGGCGGCCATCAACCTCGGGTACTCGCCCACGTTCACCGAGGGTGAGGACCCCCCGCTGAGGCTCGAGGCATTCATCCTCGACTACGAGGGCGACGACCTCTACGGCCAGCGAATCCGCGTGGAGTTCGTCGAGCGCCTGCGCGACGAGCGCAGGTTCCCGAGCCCCGCCGACCTGGTGGCCCAGGTACAGGACGACATCGACCGCACCCGCGCGCTGGCCAGGGCCTGATACCCTGCCCGATCACAGTGACCCGGGTGCGGCTCCGGCTGCCCCGTGGCCGGACACGGAGTTGACATACATGCTGGACAAGGACACCAAGGCGGGCGTCATCGCGCCGCACCGCCAGCACGAGACGGACACGGGCTCGCCCCAGGTCCAGATCGCGATCCTCACCGAGAGGATCAATCATCTCACCGAGCACCTGAAGGCCCACCACAAGGACCACCACTCGCGTCGTGGGCTCCTGACCATGGTGGGTCGTCGCAGGCGCCTGCTGAGCTACCTCGAGAAGAAGGACCTGAACGCATACCGCGAGCTCACCGACTCGCTCGGCCTTCGCAGGTAGGCGGACCGGGGCGCCGAGGGCGCCCGTGACGGCGGACCGCCACGAGGGCGGTGCCGCGTGAAGAACCGTGCACGGGGCACGGCGTCAAGGGATGAGGAACGTAATGGCAGAGAAGGGTCCTGACGCAGTCAGCGTCGTCGCCGACATCGGCGGCCAGGAGATCACATTCGAGACGGGACGCCTGGCCAAGCAGGCCAATGGCTCCGTGCTCGTGCGCTCGGGTGACAGCCTCGTGCTGGTCACCGCCGTTGGCGCGCACGAGCCGCGGGAGGGGACGGACTTCTTTCCCCTCACCGTGGACGTCGAGGAGCGGATGTACGCCAAGGGGGCCATCCCCGGTGGCTTCATCAAGCGCGAGAGCCGCCCGAGCGAGCGCGCCATCCTCACCGCTCGCATGACCGACCGACCGCTTCGCCCGCTGTGGCCCAAGGGCTACCGCAACGAGGTGCAGGTGGTCACCACCGTGCTGTCCGTCGACAAGGTCAACGCCTTCGACATCCTGTCGATCAACGGCGCGTCGGCCGCGCTCATGCTGTCGGAGCTGCCCTTCGAGGGGCCGGTCGGAGCGGTGCGCATCGGCATGCTCGATGACGACTTCGTCATCAACCCGACGCTGCAGGAGATGGAGGAGAGCACGCTCGACCTGGTGGTCGCGGGCACCCGCGATGCGATCTCGATGGTCGAGGCCGGGGCCGATGAGGTGTCCGAGGAGGACATGCTCGAGGCGCTGCAGATCGCGCACGACGAGATCCGCAAGCTCTGCGACGTGCAGGACGAGCTGCGCGGGAAGGCCGGCAAGCCGAAGTGGGACTTCGTGCCGCAGGTCATCGACCCCGCCATGCTCGCCGAGGTGGAGAAGGTGGCGCTCGCGTCCATCGAGGAGGCCACGCTCGAGCAGGGCAAGCTGGAGCGCCGCGACAAGGTGGCCGCCGCCAAGGCCGCGGCCCAGCTCCAGGTGATCGGCGAGGAGCCCGCGCCTGAGCAAAAGGCGCAGTTCTCGATGGCCTTCGACCAGTTGATCAAGCGCACGATCCGCCGGCGCATCGCGGTGGAGAAGCATCGCCCCGACGGCCGCAAGGCCGACGAGATCCGTCCGATCTGGTGCGACACCGGCATCGCGCCCCGCACGCACGGGTCGGGCCTGTTCACACGTGGCGAGACCCAGGTGCTTACGCTCCTCGCGCTCGGCACGATGAAGGAGGCTCAGCGCATCGACGATCTCTCGATCGACACCACGAAGCGCTACATCCACCACTACAACTTCCCGCCGTTCAGCGTGGGCGAGACCGGCTTCATGCGCGGCCCCAAGCGCCGCGACATCGGCCACGGCGCGCTGGCCGAGCGGGCGCTGATCCCGGTGATCCCGTCCGATGAGGACTTCCCATACACGCTGCGGCTGGTCTCGGAGACGCTCGAGAGCAATGGGTCGTCGTCGATGGCATCGGTGTGTGGCTCCACCCTGGCCCTGCTCGACGCCGGCGTGAATATC contains the following coding sequences:
- the truB gene encoding tRNA pseudouridine(55) synthase TruB, yielding MGKSVQVPPRALLVDKPAGPTSHDVVATCRRALGGPRTGHTGTLDPFATGLMVILVGRATRLAPFISGLDKTYLAGLRLGARSESGDPDGPITAGGPPPDEAGLRDALSAMVGESRQQVPALSAVKVDGERLYALTRRGEQVERPTRTVVVERADLVSYDPMTGHALVELRCGPGTYIRQLAADVGERLGCGAYCHELRRTDVGSLSVSGAIALDQLAPGCGMEPIEVVGHLPRVDLDDRAAADIAHGRRVQGAPPGEVGPIALAHHGELLAVAEAADGVLKPRVVLTG
- the rpsO gene encoding 30S ribosomal protein S15: MLDKDTKAGVIAPHRQHETDTGSPQVQIAILTERINHLTEHLKAHHKDHHSRRGLLTMVGRRRRLLSYLEKKDLNAYRELTDSLGLRR
- the rbfA gene encoding 30S ribosome-binding factor RbfA, with amino-acid sequence MSVPRQRQRRANEAIREVVGGALLTELSDPRLQMVTVTAVEASPDLGRAKVYWTVLDPGKAEAAASGLEAARGVLQGKVGRALRSRNTPHLVFVRDVLQDRARRLTALIDEVAPADEPPAGGDA
- a CDS encoding bifunctional oligoribonuclease/PAP phosphatase NrnA, with product MTHHAHHDRPEGERVGARRVAEALGGGARKITVTTHRKPDGDAAGSMIAMARVLRGLGHDVVMWHVEGPGLPENLAWLLSPGEEVLAGPVVDHADRVLVSVDAASSHRVCDEDPTALGSPIINIDHHHDAPAWGDINLIDGEASSTAELVLRVADALGVELTVDVALPLYVGLVTDTGRFSYASTGSGAHRAAARMVEAGVRPGEVYRTLYEDIPLGDLRLAGRAIAAVREELDGRLVVSVITRDDISAAGGDDSDGVVEALRAARGAQVSALIREVADGEWRVSTRASGDAFDVSAIAAIEGGGGHRAAAGFTSHHDPEAIIALIRDAMLEQGA
- a CDS encoding polyribonucleotide nucleotidyltransferase, whose amino-acid sequence is MAEKGPDAVSVVADIGGQEITFETGRLAKQANGSVLVRSGDSLVLVTAVGAHEPREGTDFFPLTVDVEERMYAKGAIPGGFIKRESRPSERAILTARMTDRPLRPLWPKGYRNEVQVVTTVLSVDKVNAFDILSINGASAALMLSELPFEGPVGAVRIGMLDDDFVINPTLQEMEESTLDLVVAGTRDAISMVEAGADEVSEEDMLEALQIAHDEIRKLCDVQDELRGKAGKPKWDFVPQVIDPAMLAEVEKVALASIEEATLEQGKLERRDKVAAAKAAAQLQVIGEEPAPEQKAQFSMAFDQLIKRTIRRRIAVEKHRPDGRKADEIRPIWCDTGIAPRTHGSGLFTRGETQVLTLLALGTMKEAQRIDDLSIDTTKRYIHHYNFPPFSVGETGFMRGPKRRDIGHGALAERALIPVIPSDEDFPYTLRLVSETLESNGSSSMASVCGSTLALLDAGVNISRPVAGIAMGLIKEDDELIVLTDIQGDEDHLGDMDFKVAGTSEGITALQMDNKVAGVNQETLAQALQQAKDARLKILGVMAETIPGPREELSAWAPRITAIKIDPEKIGMVIGKGGETIRGLEADFEVEISIEDDGTVSVYGVQGEKADQCVERIRAMTKDVEVGDVYEGATVVKTTTFGAFVELTKGVDGLLHISNLGSGRVEKVEDVINRGDTVDVRVEEVDRARGRIGLRLLSDDSAPADGNGDGEGDESTHRRPRRRRTMSTSDVSE
- a CDS encoding DUF503 domain-containing protein, with protein sequence MGAGFVGILTVDLHLPEARSLKEKRREVLRVKQGLARQVGASVAEVDHHDLWQRCRLSLAVVAREAGEAADQLDQASRRLGTDPEWQVVSEQREVLDIDENHE
- a CDS encoding bifunctional riboflavin kinase/FAD synthetase, whose protein sequence is MKRYQSIGDLPLGEERRVVAIGTFDGVHVGHQAIIGGAVERARERGLQSMVLTFEPNPLAILRPELAPTVLTEPAFKAQLIEALGADALLVVPFTQAFSRIRADRFAEMLGSAPLSAESVVVGANFRFGQGGSGTLAYLQRLGRARGLIVESPGTVMSDDGKPVSSTRVRRLIAQGQVAEVESLLGRPHSVEGMVVPGEQRGREMGLPTANVSVALEVALPARGVYAGRVVLAAGRYPAAINLGYSPTFTEGEDPPLRLEAFILDYEGDDLYGQRIRVEFVERLRDERRFPSPADLVAQVQDDIDRTRALARA